In Kutzneria kofuensis, the DNA window CAACCGCCACCAACTGCGCCTCGACCAGGCCGGCGAGGGCCGCCGAGGCGTCGGTGTCGAGCAACGTGGTCATGGCCCACTCCGGCAGATCGACGGAGTCGAACCAGCCGAGTAATCGCAACAGCTTGCGCTGCAACGGATCGCACGACCGGTACCCGACCTCGACGCCGGCGCGCACGTCCAGGTCGCCGACCTTGAGCTCGGCCAGCCGGCGGCGCTCGTCGGCGATCCGCTCAACCAATTCCCGCAACAGGAGGTACTTCGTCGACGCCAGCTTCGCGCCGGCCACCCGCACGGCCAGCGGCAGATGCCCGCACAGCCGAACCAGCTCACGGGCCGATTCCGCTTCCGCCGCAACGCGATCCGCACCGGCGACGGCCGAAAGCAACGCCAGCGACTCCGCCTCGGACAGCTCGACGACCTCGGCGACGGCCGCGCCCTCCAGCCCGGACAGCCGGCTTCGGGACGTCACGAGCACGGCACATCCGACGCCGCCGGGCAGCAGCGGCCGGACCTGCGCCTCGCACGCGGCGTCGTCCAGCACCACGAGAATCCGGCGATCGGCCGTCACGCTCCGGAAGAGCTGCTGCCGCTCCAACAGGCCGTACGGCACTTCGCAGCCGAGGGAGGAAAGGAAAGATCCCAGCACCTCCGCGGTTTCCACACCGCGAAGCTGGGCGTACAGCTGGCCGTCCGGGAACTCGGCCCGCCGGTCGTGGCCGATCCTCACCGCCAGCGCGGTCTTCCCGACACCAGACGGTCCACACAGGACAGTCAGCGGGCCGCGACATCCGATGTCGTCACGCCCGACGAAGTCCGGCACGGGTGGCGGCAGTTGCGCGGTCCGAATCACCGTCCGCGGCAGCTCCCACACCGACGGATCCGTGACCAGCTTGCGCAGCGCCGGCCCGGGATCGGCCTCGATGTGCGCGGCGACCTGGTCGAACACCTCGGCGGCCTCGGCCGCCCGCCCGGCCTGGTGCAGGGCCACCATCAGGGAACCGGCCAGCGCCTCCTGCCCTGGATCCCGGGCCAGCAACACGGTCAGCTCGGCGATCACCTCATGGCAGCGGCCGGCGGCCAGGTCGATCCGCACCTTGCTGTCCACAGTGGATAATCGAAGCTCTTCCAGCCAGCGGGCGTGTGCCGCGAGCACCGGTCCGCACACCACATCCCGCAGCGCGTCCCCACGCCACCGACCCAGCGCCGCGGCCAGCAGCTCCCGCGCCTGCGCCAACCGGCCGGCGCCCATCAGCTCGCGGCCGCGTCGGGCCTCGGCGACGAACTCCGACTGGTCGAACTCGCATCCGTCAAGCGTCAACAGATAACCCGACGGCCCGGTGCGGATCGCGTCCGCCGGCAACACCTTGCGCAGCTTGGACACGGCGACCTGGACGATCACCCGGGCGCTGCGCGGGGTGTGCTCCGGCCACAGCTCGTCGACGATCGTGCTCAGCGACACCCAACTGCCGGCGTTGGCCAGCAGCAGCGCCAGCACCGTGCGCTGCTGCGGCGTGCTCGGCGTGACCGTGCGCCCGGTACAGGTGACCTCCAGTGGTCCGAGAATCCCGTACCGCACGGCCGCACCTGCCTTCTGACCTGGGGCGGAGCTGTCAGCGGGGCCCACAGTACCGGTCGGCGACCGCCGTGCGGGCCGCTTTGCCGGATCGACGGCAACGGTCACGCCACACCCGCCGCCGGGAAACGTGCCCACTTCGTCGTGAATGCGCCTTCGCCCAGGTGAACGGCGGATTTTCCACTCGCCCACAGGAACTGTCAATAGACAGGAAGGTTCAGCATTCTCAATGGTTCATGAGAACTCCACCGCCAACACCGTGCCCGGTACACGAACCGCAAAGCAGCACGCCAGGGGTAGCAGCGGAAACGCGCCCGACGAACCTCACAGTCCCTTTTCGGTCACTGTGAGGTCGTGCTAGCTTCCCGTTGTGTGATTGGCGAACCGTGAGCGCACAACCCTCGATCTCATCCCGAGAGGACGCCGGAACAGGCCCTTTACGCCGGATTCACGGTGTCGCGCCCATGCCGTTGAGAGGCTCCGGGACGCCGAAGCCTCGCGATCCCGTCGGAGGTACCCAATGCCTGTCGACGCCCGCGTCGAGGTCGACACCCACTGCCCGTACTGCGCGCTGCAGTGCGGCATGGTCGTCCGCGACGAGCGTGCCGAGGCGACCGTCGCGCCGCGTGAGTTCCCGACCAACCGGGGCGGCCTGTGCCAGAAGGGCTGGACGTCGGCAAGTCTGCTGACCACGCCGGGCCGGCTCACCACGCCGCTGCTGCGCGAGCGCCGGGGAGCGCCGCTGCGGCCGGTCGGCTGGGCCGAGGCGCTCGACCACGTGGCGCTGCGCCTGCGCGAACTCCGGGAGCGGCTCGGCCCGGACGCGGTCGGCGTGTTCGGCGGCGGCGGGCTGACCAACGAGAAGGCCTACCTGCTCGGCAAGTTCGCCCGGCTGGCGCTGGGCACGTCGAAGATCGACTACAACGGCCGGTTCTGCATGTCGTCGGCGGCGGCCGCCGGCATCAAGGCGTTCGGTGTCGACCGCGGGCTGCCGTTCCCCGTCGCCGACCTGGCCGAGGCGGACGCGATCCTGCTGGTCGGCGCCAATGTCGCCGAGACGATGCCGCCGTTCATGCGGCACGTCCGGCCGGCCGCCGACAAGGGCGGCCTGATCGTCGTGGACCCGCGGCGCACCCCGACCGCCGAGGCCGCCGCGCTGCACCTACAGCCCGCGCCGGGCACGGATCTCGCGCTGGCGCTGGGCATGCTGCACGCCGTCGTCGCCGACGGGCTGCTCGACCACCGCTACATCGCCGAGCGCACAACCGGTTTCGACGAGGTGTGGCGGATCGCCGCCGCCTGGTGGCCGGAGCGCGTGGAGCGGGTCACCGGTGTGCCGGCCGCCGACCAGCGGGCCGCCGTCGCGCTGCTCGGCCAGGCACGCAACGCCTACGTGCTCACGGCACGCGGTACCGAGCAGCACGCCAGCGGCGTCGCGACCGTGTCCGCGTGGATCAACCTGTGCCTCGCGCTGGGTCTGTGCGGGCGGTCCGGCTCGGGTTTCGGCTGCCTGACCGGCCAGGGCAACGGGCAGGGCGGCCGTGAACACGGGCAGAAGGCTGATCAGCTGCCCGGCTATCGCAAGATCGACGATCCGGCGGCGCGGGCGCATGTCGCCGGCGTCTGGGGCGTCTCTGTCGACGAGCTGCCCGGGCCGGGGCCGTCCGCGTACGAACTGCTCGACTCGCTGGGCACCCCCGACGGCCCGAAGGCACTCCTGGTGTTCGGCAGCAACCTCGCGGTGTCCGCACCGCGTGCCGGGCACGTCGCCGAGCGGCTGGAATCCCTCGAACTGCTGGTCACCGCCGACTTCGTGCTGTCCGAAACCGCCGCGGTCGCCGATGTCGTCTTCCCGGTCACGCAGTGGGCCGAGGAGGACGGCACCATGACGAACCTGGAGGGCCGCATCCTGCTGCGCAGCCGGGCGGTCACGCCGCCGATCGGCGTGCGCAGCGACCTGGACGTGTTGCAGGGGCTGGCGATCCGACTCGGCCAGCCGACGCATCGGTTTCCCACCGATGCCGCGACGGTGTTCGCCGAGCTCGGCCGCGCCTCGGCCGGCGGCCCCGCCGACTACTCCGGCATCAGCTACGACCGGCTGCGCGCCGGCGAGGCCCTGCACTGGCCGGTGCCGGCCGCCGATCATCCCGGTACTCCAAGGCTGTTCCTAAACGGCTTCGGGCATCCCGACGGGCTGGCCCGGTTCCAGGTCGTCGACCACGTCGGCCCGGCCGAGCCGCCGGATCCGGAATTCCCGTTGCACGCCACCACCGGACGGGTGCTCCAGCACTACCAGTCCGGTGCCCAGACCCGGCGCGTGCCGGAGTTGACGGAGGCCAGCCCCGAGGCGTTCGTCGAGGTGCACCCCGACACAGCTCAGCGTTTCGACGTCCACGATGGACAGTGGGCCACGGTGACGTCCCGGCGAGGCAGCGTGCGTGCCCGCGTCCGCTGCGTCCAGACCATCCGGCCGGACACCGTGTTCCTGCCGTTCCACTTCCCCGGTGCGCAGCGCGCCAACCTGCTCACCAACCCGGCGCTGGACCCGACCAGCCGAATGCCGGAGTTCAAGGTGTGCGCCGTGCGGTTGGGGGCGGCATGAGGATCACGATCATCGGCTACGGCATGGCGGGCGCCCGCCTGGCCGACAACCTGCGCGGCTCCGGCGCGTCGATCACGGTGATCGGCGCGGAGAAACACCCCGCCTACAACCGGATCCTGCTGTCCAACGTCGTCGCCGGCTCGATGACCCCGGACGACGTGCTGCTGCACTCGCCGGAGTGGGCCCGGGACAACGGGATAGCCCTCCGGCTCGGCGTCGCCGCCACATCGATCCACCCGGCCGACCACAGCGTCGTTCTCAGTGACGGCTCCACAGTGGACTATGACGCGCTGGTGCTGGCCACCGGCAGCAATCCGTGGATTCCGCCGACGGACGGCCTGCTGGAGCCGGACGGCAGGCCGGCGCAGGGCGTCGTCGCCTTCCGTAACCTCGAAGACTGCCACCAGATCGTCGGTATGGCCAAGGACTTCGCCCCGGTCGCCGTGCTCGGCGGCGGGTTGCTCGGTCTGGAGGCCGCCCGCGGGCTGGCCGGCCGCGGCTGCCCGGTGACCGTGGTGCATCCCGTCGGCCATCTGATGGAACGCCAACTCGACCCGGCCGGCGGACACGTGCTGGCCCGCGTGCTCCGGCCGAAGGGCATCGAGTTCCGGCTCGGCCAGCTGGCCACGAAGTACCTGCCGGGCAAGGGACTCCTGCTCGACGACGGCTCGATGGTCGCCGCCGACCTGGTGGTGGTGTCCGCCGGCGCACGCCCGGAGACCGCCCTGGCCGAGGCCGCCGGGCTGGCCGTGGACCGCGGCGTCGTCGTCGACGACCGGCTCCGGGCCAGCGCGCCGGACGTGTACGCGATCGGCGACTGCGCAACGCATCCCGGCACCGTCGGTGGCCTCGTGCAGCCGGCCTGGGACCAGGCCGCCGTGCTGGCCCGACTGCTCACCGGCGCGGACGCCCGCTATCGGGGCACGCCGGTGGTGACCAGGCTCAAGACCCGCGACGTGGACCTGGCCTCGATGGGCGAGGTGCACGTGGAGCCGCACACCTCCGACGCGGAAGTGGTCCGGCTGGAGGATCCCAGCCGCGGCCGCTACACCAAGATCGTGCTGCGTGACGACCGGGTCACGGGCGCGATCGTGTTGGGGGCGCCCGATGTGGCCGCCGCCGTCACGCAGCTGCACGACCGGGGCACACCCGCCCCCGCCGACCGAATGGCGCTGCTGCTGGGCCGCGCCATGCCCTCGGGCGGCGAAGTGGACCCGGCGACCCTGCCGGCGTCGACGCTGATCTGCCGCTGCAACACCGTCGACAAGGGCCGGCTGGTCGGTGCGTGGCGCGCCGGCGCCCGGTCGTTCGACGCCCTGGTCAGCACCACCATGGCCGGCACCGGCTGCGGTGGCTGCCGGGACACCGTGTGCGCGCTGTCCCGCTGGCTGGCCGAGCAGGACCCCGTCACCGAACCCGAGAAGTTGGGCTGCCACACGACATGACGACTACCGAGGCACAGACCACGCCCACCCGCGGCGGACGTACCTGGATCCAGCAGTGGGATCCCGAGGACGAGGGATTCTGGGCGGCGACCGGCCGCCGCGTCGCCAACCGCAACCTCGTCTTCTCCATCTTCTCCGAGCACCTGGGCTTCTCGCTCTGGTCGATCTGGAGCGTGGTGGTGCTGTCGCTGCCCACCGCCGGCTTCAAGTTCGGCGTGGACCAGCTGTTCTGGCTGACCGCGCTGCCGAACCTGGTCGGCGCCGCGCTGCGGCTGCCGTACACCTTCGCGGTGCCACGCTTCGGCGGCCGCAACTGGGCCGTGGTCAGCTCGCTGATGCTGCTGATCCCGTGCGCACTGCTCACGGTGGCCGTGACCACGCACGCCGGCTTCGGGTTCTTCCTGTTCGCGGCGGCGACCGCCGGCTTCGGCGGCGGCAACTTCGCGTCGTCGATGACCAACATCTCGTTCTTCTTCCCGGAGAGCCGCAAGGGTTTCGCGCTCGGCCTGAACGCGGCCGGCGGCAATCTCGGGGCCGCGCTGGTGCAGCTGATCATCCCGTTGGTGATCGCGGCGACCACCGGCTGGAGCCTGGCGGTCGCGGGCCTGTTCTACATGCCGTTCGTGATCGCGGCGGCGATCTGTTCGGCGCTGTACATGGACAATCTCGCCACCGCGCGGTCCGACTTCCCGGCGCAGGTCGCGGCGGTCAAGCGGACCCAGACGTGGGTGATGTCCTTCCTCTACATCGGCACCTTCGGCTCGTTCATCGGCTTCTCCGCCGCGCTGCCGCTGCTGATCAAGAC includes these proteins:
- a CDS encoding AfsR/SARP family transcriptional regulator; amino-acid sequence: MRYGILGPLEVTCTGRTVTPSTPQQRTVLALLLANAGSWVSLSTIVDELWPEHTPRSARVIVQVAVSKLRKVLPADAIRTGPSGYLLTLDGCEFDQSEFVAEARRGRELMGAGRLAQARELLAAALGRWRGDALRDVVCGPVLAAHARWLEELRLSTVDSKVRIDLAAGRCHEVIAELTVLLARDPGQEALAGSLMVALHQAGRAAEAAEVFDQVAAHIEADPGPALRKLVTDPSVWELPRTVIRTAQLPPPVPDFVGRDDIGCRGPLTVLCGPSGVGKTALAVRIGHDRRAEFPDGQLYAQLRGVETAEVLGSFLSSLGCEVPYGLLERQQLFRSVTADRRILVVLDDAACEAQVRPLLPGGVGCAVLVTSRSRLSGLEGAAVAEVVELSEAESLALLSAVAGADRVAAEAESARELVRLCGHLPLAVRVAGAKLASTKYLLLRELVERIADERRRLAELKVGDLDVRAGVEVGYRSCDPLQRKLLRLLGWFDSVDLPEWAMTTLLDTDASAALAGLVEAQLVAVVGRDRLGQLRYRPHELIRVFGYERLLAEEPSRVEALDRLFMSYLDISARADRKLPVGRFPIAPVEKVADPAVVRRAEADPLAWRDAEAGMLHCLVRLAHRLGRWALAGRLAEVCAARPGDRRTEVIGLVSARNTGDRRAQAVSLCRLGDLHWEAHGRANRARVYYDMACRIFSRLDDRSGLGRALAARADIDVERGDIERAQVALQDGLAMLRQVGDHPGQADVLRQLGALLADRGRPAEATRCFEDSLQLARGLHDRRREAYAGKQLADVLRRNGEHDRAGELLEAALAASVRLADRHWEAHVLRSLGELSDAEDKLTRSLEMFRESGHEHASGYALRSLGEWHRRRGQDDRADALLTASLAVFEGIDDRRGRAYALLGLGQLRHRAGDATGGRRAVRESMRLFAGLGFTGWQAEARRTLRRLATV
- a CDS encoding molybdopterin oxidoreductase family protein, with the translated sequence MPVDARVEVDTHCPYCALQCGMVVRDERAEATVAPREFPTNRGGLCQKGWTSASLLTTPGRLTTPLLRERRGAPLRPVGWAEALDHVALRLRELRERLGPDAVGVFGGGGLTNEKAYLLGKFARLALGTSKIDYNGRFCMSSAAAAGIKAFGVDRGLPFPVADLAEADAILLVGANVAETMPPFMRHVRPAADKGGLIVVDPRRTPTAEAAALHLQPAPGTDLALALGMLHAVVADGLLDHRYIAERTTGFDEVWRIAAAWWPERVERVTGVPAADQRAAVALLGQARNAYVLTARGTEQHASGVATVSAWINLCLALGLCGRSGSGFGCLTGQGNGQGGREHGQKADQLPGYRKIDDPAARAHVAGVWGVSVDELPGPGPSAYELLDSLGTPDGPKALLVFGSNLAVSAPRAGHVAERLESLELLVTADFVLSETAAVADVVFPVTQWAEEDGTMTNLEGRILLRSRAVTPPIGVRSDLDVLQGLAIRLGQPTHRFPTDAATVFAELGRASAGGPADYSGISYDRLRAGEALHWPVPAADHPGTPRLFLNGFGHPDGLARFQVVDHVGPAEPPDPEFPLHATTGRVLQHYQSGAQTRRVPELTEASPEAFVEVHPDTAQRFDVHDGQWATVTSRRGSVRARVRCVQTIRPDTVFLPFHFPGAQRANLLTNPALDPTSRMPEFKVCAVRLGAA
- a CDS encoding FAD-dependent oxidoreductase yields the protein MRITIIGYGMAGARLADNLRGSGASITVIGAEKHPAYNRILLSNVVAGSMTPDDVLLHSPEWARDNGIALRLGVAATSIHPADHSVVLSDGSTVDYDALVLATGSNPWIPPTDGLLEPDGRPAQGVVAFRNLEDCHQIVGMAKDFAPVAVLGGGLLGLEAARGLAGRGCPVTVVHPVGHLMERQLDPAGGHVLARVLRPKGIEFRLGQLATKYLPGKGLLLDDGSMVAADLVVVSAGARPETALAEAAGLAVDRGVVVDDRLRASAPDVYAIGDCATHPGTVGGLVQPAWDQAAVLARLLTGADARYRGTPVVTRLKTRDVDLASMGEVHVEPHTSDAEVVRLEDPSRGRYTKIVLRDDRVTGAIVLGAPDVAAAVTQLHDRGTPAPADRMALLLGRAMPSGGEVDPATLPASTLICRCNTVDKGRLVGAWRAGARSFDALVSTTMAGTGCGGCRDTVCALSRWLAEQDPVTEPEKLGCHTT
- a CDS encoding MFS transporter → MTTTEAQTTPTRGGRTWIQQWDPEDEGFWAATGRRVANRNLVFSIFSEHLGFSLWSIWSVVVLSLPTAGFKFGVDQLFWLTALPNLVGAALRLPYTFAVPRFGGRNWAVVSSLMLLIPCALLTVAVTTHAGFGFFLFAAATAGFGGGNFASSMTNISFFFPESRKGFALGLNAAGGNLGAALVQLIIPLVIAATTGWSLAVAGLFYMPFVIAAAICSALYMDNLATARSDFPAQVAAVKRTQTWVMSFLYIGTFGSFIGFSAALPLLIKTQFPSVHGTWFAWLGALVGSVARPAGGWLSDKIGGSRVTLWNFVLMGVAAAFVVVGERSGNFGLFFGAFLVLFVTAGVGNGSTYRMIPAIFVAQAKRETAEGVAAEEAVRKGKREAAAAIGIVSAVGAFGGFFVTRIIASSVAATKAADNAFYGFIVFYVLCFAVTWWFYLRRSFAVAKVPSLAVADV